One Epinephelus fuscoguttatus linkage group LG16, E.fuscoguttatus.final_Chr_v1 genomic window, tCTTTCTAAGGAAGTGAGCTGCCCTGATGGAGAAGTGAAAACTGCTGACTTCTATGTAAAAAATATTATGGGTTTCTCCCTCAGCTTTTTTTACTGTACATTTTTCCCACTCACAACGGAGTAAAAATCAATGCTCTGGCTGTTAGTGATCCGACTATGTAAATTAAGAGGGAAGGGCACAAGCTTTGAATTTAAAAAGCCTTTCAATGCCAGTCTCTCTCCAGCTACACAGTCAGTGATGGAAAGTATCTACAGACATTTACTCTAGTACTCAAGCATGATTTTAACACATATGGACTTGAGTATTTcaattttatgctactttacacTTCTAGTCAACTACATtttagagacagacagactatGTTTATTACACTTACTTTTTATCATATGACATGACACAGTACTATATTACACATCTATCCAGTAGTTTACAAAGTATCTAAAACTGGCTCCACATTCACCAACGACAGCATcaaaggtacagtgtgtaggatctagTGGCATCTTGCAATAGGCAGGCCCGTCGTTAGGAGGGGTCAAAGGGCACAGATGACCCCGGCCCAAGGCCCAGGGGCATCCATGCAAAAGTCTACGCACCACTGGTGTGGGTGTGGCTGAATTTTGAAAATTTAGTCCCCCTGTTCTGTAATGAATTGCTTTCAAAAGTCCTTTTACGATGCATTTCTTTTGCATCTTGTCTTGatgcttttgatgttttatgtgaAGTACTTTGAAATGctttgttgctgaaatgtgcagtATAAGTACATTTGATTTGCCATGCCTTGTTCATATTTCCTAGTGGCTGGCCTGGCaatgaggttgcagaactgaaatttCTCCCGTGTGCAAAACTTTtcggagaactatggtggctgacacaaaaactcGAATGACTCTATCTATaaccagtgtttgatttgtcaaTTCTGGGCCACTGTGGAAACAACATAGCCGACTCCAGAAGAGGCCCCACTCCATATAtggatataaatggctcattctaaggtgacgaAAACAAATCTTAGTTTCAAGTAATCCAaacataattatgaatattatgttCCATTCCTGACAATAGATCCTACAAGTCCTAcatgctggacctttaaaagtccagtgtgaaGAATAGTTGTGTCttcattacctcagaatgagccgtttatatctacatacggagcagGTCCTCCTCCGTTCAACCTGCCATTTTGCACGTTAGCTCAGagtagacaaaccaaacactggctctggagaGGGCCTTTTGTGTTTTCACGCTACCTGTAGGCCACCGTAGTTTTGAAAAGGGAGGGGTGTGCAGAGGGGAATTCAGTTGATTGCAATaagcaacctcactgctagatgtcactaaaatGCTGTTAAGTATCTCAGTTCTTTGTCTTCCACTGTACAGTTAGATAAAAAGAGAGTCTCTATTCAGTCTTCTTAAATGGCAGatttctgtgatgttttttattAAGCATATTTTTCCTACAGCATAAAAAACATTACGGCACACATGAGGTATCATcctggaaacaaaaaaagaaaaaaaaaaacttacgtAACCACAGATAAAATACATTAGTACatcttaaaatatatttaaatatcgACAAGTGGCAGCCATTAAATACAATAACACTGACCCAGAGATGGAGAAGTACAGTAAAAGCACTCACACCACTCCATATGCATGACAGGCAGTTCAGTAGACACTAAATAATACCATGTGATGTAGCCGCTCACATAGTCCAGACACACCAGCCTCTGAGGGGTGTGGGGAACATCATCTATAATCGAGAAATATGGTCCTGAGGGACACAAAGGAAATGAGTCTGTTTAATTGAAGGCATGAAAAGAGCATGTCTCATTAGTGAGAGCAGAGGAAGTGCCATGGCCCGAATGACTGGGAGCAGGTCGGAGAGGTAATGTCATTATGTTAGGAACAAAGTCTTGCAGTGCGCCTGCTCTTAACCATTATCATACTAATGCTAATGTTACATGGGTACACAAATCTTCACAGCTTTGAGCAATGCTTTACATCATGACACTTTTATTCAGAACAATGGCGTTAAAAAAAGCATGCTGATGTGGAATATAAAAACAGATAGGAATGTAAGCTTTCACTCGGAGGCATTCCCTGCTAAAACACAGTTTTGGAAATATCCAACACTTAACACAGAACAATGTAAACCAACAAGTTAATTATTAGAACATTTTTATCTTAAAAGTATTCAGTGAGGTCTCTAAAAACTAGTTGAACATTTAAACTCTTAGTGGTAGTTATCCTGCTAGCCACTGCTGACGAATCAACACTACAGCCTACTGTATATTAAAATAGAATATTGAGATATCACCAAATTCTACATTCAAGTACAACATGTTATATGGCATTAGAGAGTTATTGAATCTAAAGACATTATCACAAGGTTGAGTGCACACCAAAGACTCTGTAAACTGGGAAGGAAGTGAGCGATGAAACAACAGCCGGACACAAGACAGTTTTAAATGTCTATGGCAGTTTTGTCCTCTCTTGTTTGTATGCTGCCAACCCGTctgcgaccctccagcagaaaCGACAGCACGATAACCCATCGCTGTATTAGTGACCTCTGTCGCACTGAGCTCTCACACTGTCTGAAGTAGGTGGTCGTTCCCGTTGCAACGGCATCAAACTGCTCGGTCAGTAGCCAAACCTCCCAAAGTAGTGTCAACGCATTCATAACCATCATGACCACGACCCAGAACTCCTCCCCCAACAACGTGAGCCACAATGACAAGCTGTGACTGCCCGCAGACATCTTGtcatacaaggaatttgctgccgtgaaaacaaaaagaatgtGGGCAATCACCATGGAGagaatgaagaggaggaagaggcggTGGTTACCCCGGCCGACACACCGGTTGAGGAAAAGGCAGTGGTGGTCATAGTCTTTAATGCACACGTCACATAACTTGCAGTGTTTTGTGTAGTCGGGCTGAAACAACTACGAGGAAAGCAAAGACAGGGTGGGGAGAAGAGCAACATTCTTGTTATTTGATGTAGCCCATCAACGAGAAAATGTGCATCTTTAAAGGTTCAGTAGGTAACTTTACTGGGCTGACTGCCGGCAACGTTTACGATGGAATGGTAACTTGTAACGtaactcagtgcatgagttgatgacctgaatccatcaacacaccttaaaaaccaatgtgacaactttgaccatcatttaaatttttattatacaacagttagttccggccctgcaatctgattggtcgagagacagtaaaaccgtgatggtattggagtacaacatcgcggttatttcactgtgtatgtaccactccgcctcacagctgactgcaatcaacaatcaaatcaaaactgacagttagtgtcagttaggtcagcagttgcgttgtaggctaattaattcatccactgtcaaacagccaaaaatatggatttatttcctaaaataagttttgaattgaactatgaatggtcatcagaggaagatgagggagaggagaagctgaatccatctgagcacacatccaggtttgtcagtgtttcatcagcggagctcaatgacttggagaaaagcaacacactgtcagatcagaaggcagagtcagatgtgcctgtgaagcgactgAATTGTCTCTCTCAGATGACATACCCTTTTACTAATGAGTGGATTTTCAagtgtttatgtattttaattttgactggattatgtgaactgaatttattctaatcctcacttgcagaaaaaaacagcatcacaGAGCATCGCTCCTGTGGAGTCCCGCAatactaaacccctgagcttgcctgagaaggattAATGCACAAATCCACTATTTtaaaatatcccatggagagagactctcactgcaacCTGTTTAATATTGTTctggaaatgttggtgtgcaatcttgttctgtggacgataaacaaggtgcagacttcactgtgtgtcactggagatgaggaaatacagtgagcgCTGGACGGAggagtgagtgacaacaaccccgcccacattaaagggtactgtttgcagtggaaacggtATACTGTAGGtactacagtacaggccaaaagtttggacacaccttctcattcaatgcgttttctttattttcatgactatttacattgtagattctcactgaaggcatcaaaactatgaatgaacacatgtggagttatgtacttaacaaaaaaaggtgaaataactgaaaacatgttttatattctagtttcttcaaaatagccaccctttgctctgattactgctttgcacactcttggcattctctccatgagcttcaagaggtagtcacctgaaatggttttccaacagtcttgaaggagttctcagaggtgtttagcacttgttggcccctttgccttcactctgcggtccagctcaccccaaaccatctcgattgggttcaggtccggtgactgtggaggccaggtcatctgccgcagcactccatcattctccttcttggtcaaatagcccttcacagcctggaggtgtgtttggggtcattgtcctgttgaaaataaatgatcgtccaactaaacgcaaaccggatgggatggcatgtcgctgcaggatgctgtggtagccatgctggttcagtgtgccttcaattttgaataaatccccaacagtgtcaccagcaaaacacccccacaccatcacacctcctcctccatgcttcacagtgggaaccaggcatgtggaatccatccgctcaccttttctgcgtctcacaaagacacggcggttggaaccaaagatctcaaatttggactcatcagaccaaagcacagatttccactggtctaatgtccattccttgtgtttcttggcccaaacaaatctcttctgcttgttgctctccttagcagtggtttcctagcagctatttgaccatgaaggcctgattcgcgcagtctcctcttaacagttgttctagagatgggtctgctgctagaactctgtgtggcattcatctggtctctgatctgagctgctgttaacttgcgatttctgaggctggtgactcggatgaacttatcctcagaagcagaggtaactcttggtcttcctttcctgggtcggtcctcatgtgtgccagtttcatgtagcgcttgatggttttgcgactcacttggggacacatttaaaatttttgcaattttccggactgactgaccttcatttcttaaagtaatgatggccactggtttttctttagttagctgattggttcttgccataatatgaattttaacagttgtccaatagggctgtcggctgtgtattaacctgacttctgcacaacacaactgatggtcccaaccccattgataaagcaagaaattccactaattaaccctgataaggcacacctgtgaagtggaaaccatttcaggtgactacctcttgaagctcatggagagaatgccaagagtgtgcaaagcagtaatcagagcaaagggtggctattttgaagaaactagaatataaaacatgttttcagttatttcacctttttttgttaagtacataactccacatgtgttcattcatagttttgatgccttcagtgagaatctacagtgtaaatagtcatgaaaataaagaaaacgcattgaatgagaaggtgtgtccaaacttttggcctgtactgtatgtctgaaaGGTTACTTTTGTTTCCAAAGGTACCATCCACCGAAAGTGTTCAGTGGAGATGGGGCTATAGTGACAGTGTAAGCAAGCTTTTGGTTGCCTACGCTATTGTTGGCAGTGCAGTGTGTGCACAACCAGTTACTGAcactgcattagagactccttctggctctgattggttgttttcattcaggctCAGTGAATTCTTGCAGATTGAGCATTAAGaggaatttgtttttttcacagagGATCAGTCTCATGTACTACTATCAGAATATAGTAATGCTTCAGCAAatgtaaaagttttttttttttgttagaaaAATTACCTACTGTGGCTTTAACTTTACCATCAGCTTCTTTAGAAGCATACCATGggttctgtgttttattttctaccTTTCAGAGATCTACTGCATTTgcattactgcttttaatttcaCTATTAGATGAAAATCAACTGGCAGAGAATTAATTACACATGAAATTATCACATTCATTGTGACATGTGAGATTTTGAAGGGGAGGACCATAGGGATGCACCGAGAGGAGAAGGGCTGTACTTACATTTATCTAGATTCAGAAACTTATAACCAGATAGATAACAAGATACATTAGGTAGACATGGGGGTATGCCAAACACTAGTATAAATGACTTACCTCACAGTATGGACAGAACCTGTGAGGGCTCTGGTTGTTCTCCACCAGGTCAGCAATACAGGAGAACCGAGGGTCTGCATCTGCTCTGTGCAGTGTCCCAGGGTCCTGAGTCAGAACCTTACAGAACAAACCGAGCACTAGGGAGAAATGGACCATGGACACCTGGACCAGAGCACTGGTTGGCCACACACATTCAAAAGGTTAAGGATGAACCCTTGTCATTTAATATACTGAATCTTAGAGTACACTTGCCTTTACTGTGTATGTCTGAGTGAGCAGGACAAATAGGAGAGCACTGGCCAGTTGAAAATGTTCATAAGAAAGCTTGAGGTGAGTCCAAAATACTAATGTATTCTTAAGGGCGCATTAATGTGCTTACCAAATGTCACTGCACTATGCCCTTTAAAGTCTGATATTCATGGAGTACAAGTGGAAATTGGTTACATTGGAGGAAAGGTCAAAGGGAAACAACCTCTAAGGACTAATCAGAGGTCATTTCCTGAAAACCCAACATTACTTTTAAAACACCTTATCTTATTAATGGATAGTGAAAAGGCAACCAGATGGCGCTGGTGGAGGGAGACAAAGCAAGAATAGAAAGAAACGGAAATTATTTAATAGGTGATTAATTATTCACACAATATTATCACATGTGTATATTTAATTCTAtcgatatttcatttttaaatatcacgTTCACGTTAATATTGATATATCACTACACCTCAAAATATGGCCTTTGGTTGAGATATTATTCTCCTAACCAGAGTGACCAACCAACACTGAGGTTCTTATGCCATACTGCTAACAGGGCAAAAAAAGCCAGATGATAAGCATGCATGGGCATTAGACTTAACGTGTGCTACATTCGTGAAGGATATTAGGCATTATTTTCCCATAGAAGCAGAGCAGAGAGTGGAACAAACCTGCTATGAGGGTTCCCAAGTAGACTGGGTTAGGTAACCTGAGAGGAAGACAGATGAGATTTAACAAACAGTGAAATATGCTGACTTACTAATAAATATTTCACATGTACAACATTTTTTATACAACCTTTGATATGTGGTCATGCGGTGGTACTGCGTAAAGATGCTTCTGGCCAGCCAGGGGAAGAGCAAACCACAGGTTAGCCCCCCATAGCCTCCTAACATGGCTGCTATGAGCAGGATGGCAGCCCCACTCAGGGTCGGAAAAAACAGTGTCCAGTAATACAAAActagagaaaaagacaaacacacaaagatgtGTGAGAATCTCAACACATAAATGCACACTCAGCATTTGTTACAGCTCCGTTATGATCATCGCCATtgtcatcatcataatcattaCCCTTGTTTTCATCCCTATATGAATGATCATAACTTCAGAGTAATATTCACCATGAGACTCTCTGGGCTTGTGGTGTATAGGCTCATTAATGTACCGACTCAGTAGCTTGGTGAGTTGCTGATGTctggagaaaaacacacagtataGCAATGTTTTAATCAGCATCAGGATCCCAAGAGACAAAAGTAATCATGAAATGCGAACATACTGGATATCTATAGGTACTGAGGGGTGTGACTGTCTCCATGCAGTGCTCTACTAGTCAGGGTTTTTTTCCAGAGATTTCTAAACACAGCAGAATCACCTAAATGTTTTCCCCTGTTTGCTGAGGTCCAGTGGTGTGAGGCCGCTGTGGTTCTTCACATAGAGCATCCCGCACCCTGTTCTCTGCAGCAGTGTCCAGCACACCTCCACGCCACCCCTCTCTGCTGCAACGTGAAGCGCTGTCGCTCCCTGCTGGTCGGCTGCATCCACAGCACAtctctgaaacaaaaaaaaacaaaaaaaaaaaaacaacatcttgAAGCAGCTGTACACCACAAGCCGGTCACATCTGCACTGAGCATGATAAGATTTAACTGATCTTTTGCCCAAGTACGGATGTAAATCTTGTAACTGTAAATGTTGTGCTGGGTGTGCACTGAGCTTATTTGCTGAAAATGGCTTCCTACAGTTTTTGAGCGGTTAATAATAGTGACCATATTGTAAATGTGTGGGATTATGACCCAAAACAGTGGGCTAAAAGAGCTACATGCAGCTAAAAGTTAAGTTGCAGTACACTGTTGCTTGTTAATTCTCAGTCGGTGCAGCAGCAATAGGTACACTTTCAAATCCTCTTCATTAGACTCAGTATTaacatcaaaaacattttaatgtagatttaaaatttaaagaTAAAGTTTAATCCTACTGTAGGCCAACTGGAGCGAGTCAGTAAGTAAGTGAGTGAGAATAAAGACTGTATCATACCTGGTCTCTGAGCAAATACCGGACCACCTCTGTGTTGCCTGTGGATGCAGCCAGGTGAAGCGGTGTCACCTGGTACATATCTGTATCTGTGAACCGGAACATTCCTGTCTCCCACAAATAGTGCACTGCAACACTGGCAAAGATAACTAACAGTTAGTGCATGCGTTGTATATTAGGTGTGactgtgcagccaaacaaatacaagacaaaaacaactttCATCCCTCTGTCAGTGAGTCTCCTGAACCCAGGACATAAGGAGGATGTGCATTAGACATGTATGAATGCAATGTATGTTTGTACTTTATGCTGCATTTTATGTCTGTTCCTGCACTATGCACTATTTTTATGTGGCAACCTTTAACTCTAAGACAAATTGCCCTGGGGACAAATAATCTTGAACTACATTTGTGATGTGTTCCTCCACTCACATGCTGCCCCCACTGACTGCATGATGCAGCGATGTTTTCTGCTGCAGGTCTATGAGGCGCAAATCAGCTCCATACTGCATCATCTGGTGTATGATATAGATGTTCCCCTGCCTGAtgggaaaaacacaaactgttatCACACAAGATGAAGCGCAGAGCAAAATGAATCATCCTCACATCTTGGCATTGTCACCTCAAGAATCCAGGCATGTTGGAGACCTAAATATACACCAACTGCTCACCTGCAGGCAAAATGAAAGGCTGTCTGTCCCGCATCACACGTCAGGTTTGGGTCAGCTCCATTAGTGAGGAAAAGGTCAACCAGGCCGCGGTTCCCATGGAGGGCAGCATAGTGGAGCGGGCTGAAGCCACCCCAGCCTGTGTGAagacaaacacacgcacatcaCAGTCAGATCTGCAGTTTCTGTGACAATATAAGCCTGACGTAAATGCACGGTCTGTCAGCCTGTTGCTCGCTCAAACTCTCTGGAGCTGGGGTTAGGGTTCCCTTTGGCACAATGTGACTTTGTGCTGTGTTGTCACAGGATCTGTCCATCTCGATCTGtgccagaggagctgcagcgGGGTTCGGTTTCCCTTTGGCATTGTAACAAAATCACAGGAGACACTGGAGCACCATAAAGTGTAAATTGGTCCTTTGAGAACAACATAATGTCAAACTGGAAAACTATGTGCACATTATAACTTAGACAGATTCCATAAGGCAAAGTGTGAATTACACATATATGACATGTTGTATGTAACAGGTTTGTTCACTTGGAGACCAATATCCATCAGCAGTTTTCTGGCTTTAactgagaaaaacaggaaatagcATCACTGACAGTTAGAGGCTCAAAACTGTGCATGCAGTCAGGAAGTGGTGACCTGTGGTTTCACAAATATGCTGCAAATAAAAGCGCAACACTGACCAGATCAATATTCTTATTGCATCTTATTCCACCTTACCTTTCTGCTTGAGAACTGATCGGTCATTTTGCACGAACTGTATACACTGTTCAATATTTCCTCTCTGTATACAGTCAAATATGTCTCCACCGCTGACGGCGCACACAGGCATCGGATGCATGATGATGGGTGCACAGCTGCAGCCTGCCTGCTGTCACTCCCACCGACACAAACTGCAGCGGAAACAAAAATCACCTCCCCGGACGAAGCGCTACAACATCATAATGTAAGGTGAGACGGGGGATCATCTTTCGCTGCAGAGTAACGGGCAGCTTTCATTGTGCTAAACTGATTGAGGAGGCAGACCACGCCCTGGACACCTGATTGGCTGCGGTGGATCACATGACCACTGATGCAACTCGCGTCAACAAAACACGTGGTGCCTATAAATAAGGTAACACCTTAGAAATGAATTAGCGGTGTGTCATCATACAGTCAGAAAAATAAGGGGTAgggatttaaaaaacatttattcatgaaGACCTCTGAAATGGGAGCTGTTGTGGCTCGCGCGGGATAAACGTCACTGTATCCACTGCACGTGCTGTCAGCTTATAAAGTTAGTTGACACTGCGGAAACAATGAGAGCACCATAGTGACGTTATCAGCTCCAGGCAACACCGAGCAGGCCTGCACATGCAGAGGGAATAAAGTGGCTTGACAATTGGGTTAACGTGCCATGGAGCTCGTGAGTTGTTTGACTTCAGGTGATGATGTTTCCTGGTGGAGGTAAAGGTGAAACAGAAGGTGTAACGTTACAGAAACTTGTGTTTACTTGTTATTTAATTCGACAGTCTCTTttctttgtggacattttgatATTTCATGCTATGTGAAGATGAATGATAGCTGTGTTCAATTTCAGTGCCCAAATAAGCCACTGAGATAACATGCACTATACAAACACAGGAAATCCAGTTAGGGACTGTGCTTAACTTATCAGGGGAGGGGGGTGGCTCAGGTTTGACCTTGACCCTCTCCTAAGCTACAAATAGTTTTCTTTAAACTGTCCTGATTGACAGGGAAAAAATGCacgaccctccctccaccacaaCTAactatattttttcatattcacACCAAATGTAGGCAGCCTATTTGAGCGACTGCAAAGAGCAATTACGGGATTGAAAAACTGTACACAACAATGGAAATATCAGTCACCTGGCACAGTGGAGGTGATTAGATTTTAAAACGTAGCCTACCCTCTGaagtttgaaagttaaaagtttgaAACAAAATCCTGTAGTTTTTGTAGACctagttgtattttttttttgccattgccATGCATGCAGGAGTGaagaatttaatgtttttttttggctttttttgtggttagtgcaaacagtttattttttatttttggcaaaatTTTAAACATGGAGAATTTAGCTTTTAAAATGGAAGACTACATCATGTGCAAGGCGTTCAAGgacaataatttctgtttttacggTATCTAGCTATGATATAAATTGTGCAACTCTGTTGATTCTTAAATAAAACATGCCTTTAAAGCCCGCCAGTAGATTTCTGGTTCAGAggccttttaaaataaataaaaaatatacaaccatttaaagttgtatgGCCCTCCccaaagtcaaaataaaaaacacaagtccctccccagtgcttaaacataatttgacatgcctccccaaTTTGGCACCATCCCTCCACCCTAACAAttaatgaacagtcccttaacAACTAGCATGGCTGCATCATCTATGTCACTGGTTACACCTCTACTTTTCCTGCTGAAATGTTTTAAGGTTGTCTGTTTCTGGAACATTTTTGTCTCTCAGTATCTGGCTGTTGTCACATTTCTATATCATTAAAATCCACAAGATGGCGCTGTTTAGCTAAATTATGTTAGCACTGCTTTGATGGTTCTGTTACCAGTACAAACCAGTGACTCTAATCAATGAAACAAGCAGTAGTTTTCCAGTTTCATTGCATTTACACTTAGTGGTGTACTGGATGTCATACTGGGTATACCTACCTCTTCCTTCTGgccatttacagtatacccacctatcagccgaAAGCCATTGGAAGACATAGGAGTTTACCTACTTTTCCTCTGAAACCTACCATCTACCTCATAATaccccacctcatcaactactaCTACACCACTGGTTACACTCCACAGgcattttaacaacactcaCCCACTCTTTATGACTGAAGGCCTAATACCTGTACCAAatgtaaaaaacagaaaacaatttaaaaaaaatcaactaaaTATATTTCCACTAAATTGATCGGTTTTTCATTACATACTAACCAAATCAGTTTGTTTCCTGATTCTGTGAAAGGTTTGTTTACTTCTTAGACGCAGTAAAACTGCCTGTCTTTCTAGTTATTTTCAGCAGACAAGCACAAACACAATTTGTTCTTAATCATTTCACCGACAAGTcaaaacctctctctc contains:
- the si:ch211-223a10.1 gene encoding putative ZDHHC-type palmitoyltransferase 6, whose amino-acid sequence is MHPMPVCAVSGGDIFDCIQRGNIEQCIQFVQNDRSVLKQKGWGGFSPLHYAALHGNRGLVDLFLTNGADPNLTCDAGQTAFHFACRQGNIYIIHQMMQYGADLRLIDLQQKTSLHHAVSGGSIVAVHYLWETGMFRFTDTDMYQVTPLHLAASTGNTEVVRYLLRDQRCAVDAADQQGATALHVAAERGGVEVCWTLLQRTGCGMLYVKNHSGLTPLDLSKQGKTFRHQQLTKLLSRYINEPIHHKPRESHVLYYWTLFFPTLSGAAILLIAAMLGGYGGLTCGLLFPWLARSIFTQYHRMTTYQRLPNPVYLGTLIAGLFHSLLCFYGKIMPSVWPTSALVQVSMVHFSLVLGLFCKVLTQDPGTLHRADADPRFSCIADLVENNQSPHRFCPYCELFQPDYTKHCKLCDVCIKDYDHHCLFLNRCVGRGNHRLFLLFILSMVIAHILFVFTAANSLYDKMSAGSHSLSLWLTLLGEEFWVVVMMVMNALTLLWEVWLLTEQFDAVATGTTTYFRQCESSVRQRSLIQRWVIVLSFLLEGRRRVGSIQTREDKTAIDI